The Candidatus Rokuibacteriota bacterium genome includes a region encoding these proteins:
- a CDS encoding extracellular solute-binding protein, translating into MSNARRAMVLAGLLFVGLLGMFLAVGVGTSQGAPSAFDVRVAQAKPVTLKLWVSGPYHQRVLPGVVQRFEEANPGIKVEALTLDWTVYQQKILTAFAGGAGPDVLSFYSVDVAAWAVHGILAPLDQHINRADFAENALDSGVWDNRVYAIPWAMRPRPFFYRKDFLKEAGYDRAPRTWDDLRQYAQKLVKRDASGNIERVGFWIPTSHPYKTVQMWLAFLWSNGGDVFDAAGKKATFNSQEGVASVEFLADFLNRYKVDKPGSIKNDPVDFMQGKVAMLVSNNATRGVMRDAPQLRDSIGIAVPPINKVPAMELSGEMFGISKGTKYPVEALKLLRFMTMNTDIVVQFLAGEDTLPALKAAMTSDYVRTNPWVSQFLEVAKVGRPLPKHPKWAEISRILTSALDEVYLKGRSAKDALDAAAQKVNNLLAQ; encoded by the coding sequence ATGAGCAATGCACGTCGAGCGATGGTACTTGCGGGTCTTCTGTTTGTAGGACTGCTGGGGATGTTTCTTGCCGTGGGCGTGGGGACGTCGCAGGGTGCGCCTAGCGCGTTCGACGTGAGAGTCGCTCAGGCAAAGCCAGTGACCCTCAAGCTCTGGGTGTCAGGTCCGTACCACCAGCGGGTCTTGCCGGGAGTGGTGCAGCGCTTCGAGGAGGCGAATCCCGGGATCAAGGTCGAGGCGCTCACACTCGACTGGACGGTGTACCAGCAGAAGATCCTGACGGCGTTTGCCGGGGGTGCCGGACCTGACGTCCTCAGCTTCTATAGTGTGGACGTCGCGGCCTGGGCCGTTCACGGAATCCTCGCTCCTCTCGACCAACACATCAACCGCGCCGACTTTGCCGAGAACGCGCTCGACAGCGGTGTCTGGGACAACCGCGTGTATGCGATCCCCTGGGCAATGCGCCCGCGCCCGTTCTTCTACCGAAAGGACTTCCTGAAGGAGGCGGGATACGACCGCGCGCCGCGGACATGGGACGACTTGCGCCAGTACGCGCAGAAGCTGGTCAAGCGGGACGCATCGGGCAACATCGAACGGGTCGGCTTCTGGATTCCAACGAGTCATCCGTACAAGACGGTGCAGATGTGGCTCGCCTTCCTCTGGTCCAATGGGGGCGACGTTTTCGATGCCGCCGGGAAGAAGGCGACCTTCAACAGTCAAGAGGGCGTCGCCTCCGTCGAGTTCCTCGCCGACTTCTTGAACAGGTACAAAGTGGACAAGCCGGGCAGCATCAAGAACGACCCTGTTGACTTCATGCAAGGCAAGGTCGCGATGCTCGTTTCGAATAACGCGACGCGCGGGGTTATGCGCGACGCGCCCCAGCTGCGGGACAGCATCGGGATCGCGGTGCCGCCGATCAACAAAGTCCCCGCGATGGAATTGTCGGGCGAGATGTTCGGGATCTCGAAGGGGACCAAGTACCCGGTCGAGGCGCTGAAACTCCTGAGGTTCATGACCATGAACACGGACATCGTGGTCCAGTTCCTCGCCGGAGAGGACACGCTGCCCGCGCTGAAGGCGGCCATGACGTCGGACTACGTCCGGACGAATCCGTGGGTGTCGCAGTTCCTCGAAGTCGCGAAGGTCGGGCGCCCACTGCCGAAGCATCCGAAGTGGGCGGAAATCTCTCGCATCCTGACCTCCGCGCTCGATGAGGTCTACCTCAAAGGACGGTCTGCGAAGGACGCCCTCGACGCGGCGGCGCAGAAGGTCAACAATCTGCTCGCCCAGTAA